In Salinigranum marinum, one DNA window encodes the following:
- a CDS encoding ATP-binding protein: protein MTFYDREAELDTLTAAVESPGSDFIVVYGRRRVGKTELLKEFCANRPHIYFLAAQEAEHRQREKFLDQIADHFDERVPRIDGWDEAFEYLGEQLQREDLVVVIDEFPYLVAENDSLPSYVQGFVDQELDGADSMLVLCGSSVSTMESEILGHESPLYGRRTAQLDVTPFSFRQAREVISYDSQDAIRSYAVTGGTPMYLTLFDYTQSLAANIRSHVLSPSAVLYNEPEFLLRTELRNPARYMSILEAVALGHTTPNEISGATGIDSGPLSKYLQTLRRLRLIERDVPVTASGKKSKRSRYRVADEFLRFWFRYVEPNRSSIEEAPEIVYDGTIEPDLPTHVATTFEDVCQEAVWEGIRRGTFDPYSEVGRWWYGEEEIDIVGLAPNDDRVLLAECKWTTDPVGEDLVESLRAKAEHVRWGPSDRDERFALFSKSGFVDGLEEHLDDSWSLFSVTDIDDLLTPD from the coding sequence ATGACCTTCTACGACCGAGAGGCGGAACTCGATACCCTCACCGCCGCGGTGGAGTCCCCTGGTTCGGACTTCATCGTTGTTTACGGGCGACGTCGAGTCGGGAAGACAGAGCTCCTCAAAGAATTCTGTGCCAACCGTCCCCACATTTACTTCCTCGCCGCGCAGGAGGCCGAGCATAGACAGCGAGAGAAGTTCCTCGACCAGATCGCGGACCACTTCGACGAGCGCGTCCCGCGAATCGACGGGTGGGACGAGGCGTTTGAGTACCTCGGGGAACAACTCCAGCGTGAGGATCTCGTCGTCGTCATCGACGAGTTCCCGTATCTCGTCGCAGAGAACGACTCGCTCCCGTCGTACGTGCAAGGGTTCGTCGACCAAGAACTCGATGGGGCGGATTCGATGCTCGTACTCTGTGGGTCGAGCGTGAGTACGATGGAGTCAGAGATCCTGGGACACGAGAGCCCACTTTATGGGCGACGAACGGCGCAACTCGACGTGACGCCGTTTTCGTTTCGACAGGCCCGAGAGGTCATCTCGTACGACAGCCAAGATGCGATTCGCTCGTATGCCGTCACGGGTGGCACCCCGATGTACCTCACGCTGTTCGATTACACGCAGTCGCTCGCGGCGAATATTCGGTCGCACGTGCTGTCACCGTCTGCGGTGCTATACAACGAACCAGAGTTCCTCCTGCGAACCGAGCTCCGAAACCCGGCCCGGTATATGAGCATCCTCGAAGCGGTCGCGCTGGGCCATACGACACCGAACGAGATCTCCGGTGCAACAGGGATCGACTCGGGACCACTTTCGAAGTACCTCCAGACACTTCGTCGACTCAGGCTCATCGAACGAGACGTTCCAGTCACGGCCTCGGGGAAGAAATCAAAGCGGTCGCGGTATCGGGTGGCCGATGAGTTCCTTCGGTTCTGGTTCCGGTACGTCGAGCCGAATCGATCCAGTATCGAGGAGGCACCGGAGATCGTGTACGACGGAACGATTGAGCCGGACCTCCCAACGCACGTCGCAACCACGTTCGAAGACGTGTGTCAAGAAGCCGTCTGGGAAGGGATTCGACGCGGCACGTTCGACCCGTACTCGGAGGTCGGTCGCTGGTGGTACGGGGAAGAAGAGATCGACATCGTCGGGCTGGCACCGAACGACGACCGAGTCCTCCTCGCCGAATGTAAGTGGACGACAGATCCAGTTGGGGAAGACCTCGTGGAGAGCCTACGAGCGAAGGCCGAGCACGTCCGATGGGGGCCGTCCGACCGAGACGAACGGTTCGCCCTGTTCTCGAAAAGCGGGTTCGTCGACGGCCTCGAAGAACACCTCGACGACTCCTGGTCCCTGTTCAGCGTAACGGACATCGACGATCTCCTCACGCCAGATTGA
- a CDS encoding ATP-dependent DNA helicase, translating to MSGDSDDYPSWFPVPEEDVSPEPQQQTIIDSDAYPMRVLAGAGTGKTFTMVRKIEHLIDEEDVSPDRILALTFTNNAADSMREKLNAKLGTAGYDIDAYTYHSICNEILTDYAYEAGIDPDFEVATDAEKYAIVLDVLDDIKYRFVKPNVYGSDGYASGAASKLLNFIGSMKRSGITPDDIDAFLGPADRVYELADLSERVEAIASDHLGGRSVSSVLDSLPDARADLVAKRDALGTDGIEASARDFLDRLVDLCDALEAAFEAHEAGERELPDNAYKLPKYLLGGYASGAPKGIPDNLDLELTDHLDSFVSDCLTARDLTAGYAAYERELDERNLIDFDGLVVETAALMDSPVGEEIADRWDYVFCDEFQDTDRLQFDLVTSLVTDENLFVVGDDDQAIYEWRGAHVANITDELDRAFTALTDEPLEENFRSRQPILDLANEAIQKLDHRERHKTLKRVDEPAYDGDTVATVELPDEDDDADGATQLRTVVQNLLSGDAENLDDTYNPGDIALLVRKNDHATPVIEEFEDAGIPYQVAGDLATESVGVGTVTAYLKALARTEDEVSWNRVLLMRYRLCDADLRTLNAGDDRLVDTLRETPLEEFEELDRVAEAREHVTKLLDLRDSASLSHLYRELTDITNIEWYLSEQERRDLAQLEDVIEQYGDSAVQPPLTPEFIDSLEHYDSLFDESGSSPTSQPDVADDAVNVMTIHKSKGLDFPVVLIPQVTADEWAPSSRTYDALETSLSDGSEAAFAEDFVERDARETRRVFHVGITRAEDILVLQGGSEADDATDVHPVLEAVDEILPSRIPWQPERGQLPLWTDVQECLPDDAVDWTDSLASETVGHVGGTVNHDGKELTVEAARDRVLDLATATLNGDLSPRTERKKLQVASLTGPSKPAPSLSHSYTSLAAYEECPRSHYLDYVVNAFPDYQVTAATNGSGDGVSQREIGLLFHDTAEQAANQSVRDREGWYEICDRLASQRRAADALPAAKQCIDRYFELDLPNYEIIDAEREFELNIDGHELIGYIDAVYRTPDDGLLVTDYKATERHRDLEDDKQLPIYLLACRDLYDEPVTRAGYAYVGEIGPKIESRTFSDGDLEAVRDDVTESMNHITEFSFSRYTAGEHCQWCQHNQLTCAPDSFTVGPGFEE from the coding sequence ATGAGCGGCGACAGTGACGACTATCCGTCGTGGTTCCCGGTCCCGGAAGAGGACGTATCGCCGGAGCCCCAACAGCAGACGATCATCGACTCCGACGCGTACCCGATGCGTGTGCTCGCCGGGGCCGGGACGGGGAAGACGTTCACGATGGTGCGGAAGATCGAGCACCTCATCGACGAGGAGGATGTATCCCCGGACCGAATTCTCGCGTTGACGTTCACGAACAACGCTGCGGACTCGATGCGTGAGAAACTCAACGCGAAACTCGGGACAGCGGGGTACGACATCGACGCGTACACGTACCACTCGATCTGCAACGAGATCCTCACCGACTACGCGTACGAGGCGGGAATCGATCCAGACTTCGAAGTCGCCACAGACGCCGAGAAGTACGCCATCGTGCTGGACGTCCTGGACGACATCAAGTATCGGTTTGTGAAACCCAACGTGTACGGGAGCGACGGGTATGCGTCAGGGGCCGCGTCGAAGCTGCTCAACTTCATCGGATCGATGAAACGTAGCGGCATCACGCCCGACGACATCGACGCGTTCCTCGGCCCTGCTGACCGCGTCTACGAACTCGCTGACCTCTCGGAGCGCGTCGAGGCAATTGCCAGCGACCATCTGGGCGGCCGGTCCGTGTCGAGCGTGCTGGACTCGCTCCCGGACGCGCGTGCCGACCTCGTCGCTAAACGCGACGCGCTCGGGACGGACGGTATCGAAGCCAGCGCACGCGACTTCCTCGACCGCCTCGTGGATCTTTGCGACGCGCTGGAAGCAGCGTTCGAAGCCCATGAGGCGGGTGAGCGGGAACTACCGGACAACGCGTACAAGCTCCCGAAATACCTGCTCGGTGGATACGCGAGCGGGGCGCCGAAAGGGATTCCAGACAATCTCGATCTCGAACTCACAGACCATCTCGACTCGTTCGTTTCGGACTGTCTCACGGCCCGTGATCTGACGGCGGGGTATGCGGCGTACGAGCGTGAACTCGACGAGCGGAATCTCATCGACTTCGACGGTCTCGTCGTTGAGACGGCTGCACTGATGGATTCGCCGGTCGGTGAGGAAATCGCCGACCGGTGGGACTACGTGTTCTGTGACGAGTTCCAAGACACGGATCGCCTCCAGTTCGACCTCGTCACATCACTCGTCACCGACGAGAACCTGTTCGTCGTCGGTGACGACGACCAAGCGATCTACGAGTGGCGCGGCGCACACGTCGCCAACATCACCGACGAACTCGACCGCGCGTTCACGGCACTCACTGACGAACCCTTAGAGGAGAACTTCCGCTCCCGACAGCCAATCCTCGATCTGGCGAACGAGGCGATACAGAAGCTCGATCACCGCGAACGACACAAGACACTGAAACGCGTCGACGAACCTGCGTACGACGGGGACACTGTCGCTACCGTCGAACTACCAGACGAGGATGACGACGCAGACGGTGCGACCCAACTTCGCACGGTCGTGCAGAACTTGCTGAGCGGTGACGCGGAGAATCTCGACGACACGTACAACCCAGGCGACATCGCGTTACTCGTCCGGAAGAACGACCACGCGACGCCGGTCATCGAGGAATTCGAAGACGCCGGCATCCCGTACCAGGTTGCTGGTGATTTGGCCACGGAATCGGTCGGCGTCGGCACCGTCACCGCCTACCTGAAGGCACTCGCAAGAACCGAAGACGAGGTGAGTTGGAATCGCGTCCTCCTGATGCGGTATCGGCTCTGCGATGCAGACCTCCGCACCCTCAACGCGGGCGATGACCGCCTCGTGGACACGCTCCGCGAAACGCCGCTGGAAGAGTTCGAAGAGCTCGACCGCGTCGCAGAGGCCCGCGAACACGTCACGAAACTTCTCGACCTTCGGGACTCGGCGTCGCTCAGCCACCTGTACCGCGAACTCACGGACATCACGAATATCGAGTGGTATCTCAGTGAGCAGGAGCGCCGAGACCTCGCCCAGCTAGAGGACGTCATCGAACAGTACGGCGACAGCGCCGTCCAGCCGCCGCTCACGCCGGAGTTCATCGACTCGCTCGAACACTACGACTCCCTGTTCGACGAGAGCGGCTCGTCACCGACGAGTCAGCCGGACGTCGCCGACGACGCGGTCAACGTGATGACCATCCACAAGAGCAAGGGCCTGGACTTCCCAGTCGTCCTCATCCCGCAAGTCACGGCCGACGAGTGGGCACCGAGTTCGCGGACGTACGACGCGCTCGAAACCAGCCTCTCGGACGGCTCGGAGGCGGCGTTCGCCGAGGACTTCGTCGAGCGTGACGCACGTGAAACCCGTCGCGTGTTCCACGTCGGAATCACGCGCGCCGAAGACATCCTCGTTCTTCAGGGCGGCAGCGAGGCCGACGATGCTACGGACGTGCATCCGGTTTTAGAGGCGGTTGACGAGATTCTACCGTCACGGATCCCGTGGCAGCCAGAGCGAGGGCAGCTCCCGCTCTGGACCGACGTGCAGGAGTGTCTCCCGGATGACGCGGTAGACTGGACAGACTCGCTGGCCAGCGAGACGGTCGGGCACGTCGGCGGTACCGTCAATCATGACGGGAAAGAACTAACGGTCGAGGCGGCCCGCGACCGAGTGCTAGACCTCGCAACAGCCACCCTCAACGGGGATCTCTCACCGAGGACCGAGCGCAAGAAACTCCAAGTTGCATCGCTGACCGGCCCGTCGAAGCCAGCACCGTCGCTCTCACACAGCTACACGTCACTGGCGGCCTACGAGGAATGCCCGCGGAGCCACTATCTAGACTACGTGGTTAATGCGTTTCCCGATTATCAGGTGACAGCAGCCACGAACGGATCCGGAGATGGCGTGTCCCAGCGCGAAATCGGGTTATTATTCCACGACACTGCAGAGCAAGCCGCGAATCAGAGCGTGAGAGACCGTGAGGGCTGGTACGAGATCTGCGACCGCCTCGCCAGCCAACGCCGCGCCGCGGACGCGCTTCCGGCGGCGAAGCAATGTATCGACCGGTACTTCGAGTTAGACCTTCCCAACTACGAGATCATCGACGCGGAGCGAGAGTTCGAACTCAATATCGACGGACACGAACTCATCGGCTACATCGACGCCGTCTACCGAACGCCGGACGATGGGCTCCTCGTCACCGACTACAAGGCCACCGAACGCCACCGCGACTTGGAGGACGACAAGCAACTCCCGATTTACTTGTTAGCGTGTCGTGACCTGTACGATGAGCCTGTTACACGTGCTGGATACGCCTATGTCGGTGAGATAGGGCCGAAGATCGAATCCCGAACGTTCAGCGATGGCGACCTGGAAGCAGTCAGAGATGACGTGACAGAGTCAATGAACCACATTACTGAATTCTCGTTTAGCCGGTACACGGCTGGTGAGCACTGCCAGTGGTGCCAACACAACCAACTGACCTGCGCACCGGATTCATTCACCGTCGGTCCAGGATTTGAGGAGTGA
- a CDS encoding RecB family exonuclease has product MSQESLSPSRLANYATCPRLYDYRYVQDVNAPDRTQLYLNQGTIYHETIEDVCEATDRDDPSEVIHDRAIRIFDAKWDEHSTPDDYESAAHQAYQRAENRAAIESFFDPDGGTGIEHARRSITTECWVECEIDGRGLHGKADNVIRTDDGLHIFDYKRKTHGMLSDGTAEYLGDHLGGEAHEPKRVRNAFQTATYIEGVKNEPFYEDGMEVRFSFYGLLNKTSFESTPDGYDVSARGWPRETTEIYDDHYDTIWALIRAAHDGITNGNHEPEPFNLLNEEACPDCDYREMCADRLSTEVQR; this is encoded by the coding sequence ATGAGCCAAGAGTCGCTCTCACCGTCGCGGCTGGCGAACTACGCGACGTGCCCGCGGCTGTACGATTATCGGTACGTGCAGGACGTGAACGCGCCAGACCGCACCCAACTCTACCTCAATCAGGGGACGATATACCACGAGACTATCGAGGACGTGTGCGAGGCGACCGACCGGGACGATCCATCAGAGGTGATTCACGACCGGGCGATTCGGATCTTCGATGCGAAGTGGGACGAACACAGCACGCCGGATGATTACGAATCGGCTGCGCATCAGGCGTACCAGCGCGCTGAGAACCGGGCTGCCATCGAGTCGTTCTTCGATCCCGACGGCGGGACCGGCATCGAACACGCACGCCGCTCAATCACAACCGAATGCTGGGTAGAATGTGAAATAGATGGGCGCGGCCTCCACGGGAAAGCAGACAACGTCATCCGGACGGACGACGGCCTCCACATCTTCGACTACAAGCGGAAAACACACGGGATGCTCTCCGACGGGACAGCCGAGTACCTTGGCGACCACCTCGGCGGGGAGGCCCACGAGCCGAAACGTGTGCGGAACGCGTTCCAGACGGCGACATACATCGAGGGCGTGAAGAACGAACCGTTCTACGAGGATGGAATGGAGGTCCGGTTCAGTTTCTACGGCCTCCTCAACAAAACGTCGTTCGAGAGCACGCCCGACGGCTACGACGTGTCTGCACGAGGGTGGCCACGGGAAACCACGGAGATCTACGACGACCACTATGACACGATCTGGGCGCTCATTCGCGCCGCACACGACGGCATCACGAACGGAAACCATGAGCCAGAACCGTTCAATCTCCTCAACGAGGAGGCGTGCCCGGACTGTGACTATCGAGAGATGTGTGCGGATCGCCTGTCGACGGAGGTGCAGCGATGA
- a CDS encoding DNA helicase UvrD yields the protein MSDHSSHRRFDGTLVTAPFGGANVERTAREEYRTLLDEHDSEDVLVITGAPTSTDTFRETLGAELPGAATPYVTSLVVHATDVLNQTDDRIILSDALRRELLYRFLADYEWDTEYLRRASEQPSFIEDVDAVMGTISWQTVTPEETPELRDITAALDAFHEWLAEHGHMERGQLISEALDVLSGDARDDVVDFEAVLAVEFEEFFPLDRAYLDVLAGDCELVCIAEENASVRRTWVETGPITDYVSFSETRRGTAGAPSTRPAATAAYFADQTVPEDPETGSVSVLATDSSDEQLAEVANKIEEVVAQPDWSYDDVAVATKQSGSTVTDIIEAFEGTGIPTESTTVTGFGDDPAIRELLAAVRHLATDGEERPDHGPDLDTERLDRIREMDSLEDGVRWWATDSGLKERIAERATPLDARAQFGNVKRAFRMAEFLEDTEFVDATWASFEEMLERAHDYAPQQNQTSATDLDGGVRVDHLQAIKNESFRAVFLVNLVDAEYPGDPFLTRLFPTERVASMPDYPGVTDLDEPDVDATFPTTSTASSRPFARYHTEHARRRLAIGAGAADEHLYCCLYEYEDTALEERAQASRFLTTAYENLSWLTEADDPHITSEQAAEDFLLSRVDDALAEVRRANSQDVSVSLDEVEAELGEIQDLLDKSGARGEKLRKALRARVEFANGEVRR from the coding sequence ATGTCTGACCACTCATCTCACCGACGGTTCGACGGGACGCTAGTCACGGCACCGTTCGGGGGCGCGAACGTCGAACGGACAGCGCGAGAGGAATACCGAACACTCCTTGACGAGCACGATTCTGAGGATGTGCTCGTCATTACGGGTGCGCCGACGAGTACGGACACGTTCCGGGAAACGTTAGGTGCGGAACTGCCGGGTGCGGCGACGCCGTACGTGACGTCGCTCGTGGTGCACGCGACCGATGTTCTCAATCAGACCGATGACCGCATCATTCTCTCCGACGCGCTACGGCGGGAACTCCTCTATCGGTTCCTCGCAGATTACGAGTGGGACACGGAGTACCTTCGACGGGCATCTGAGCAGCCGTCGTTCATCGAGGACGTGGACGCCGTGATGGGCACGATCTCTTGGCAGACTGTCACGCCCGAGGAAACCCCGGAACTCCGTGATATAACGGCTGCGCTCGACGCGTTTCACGAGTGGCTGGCTGAGCACGGCCATATGGAGCGCGGGCAACTCATTTCTGAGGCACTCGATGTCCTCTCTGGGGATGCGCGCGACGATGTCGTCGATTTCGAGGCGGTGCTCGCAGTCGAGTTTGAGGAGTTCTTCCCGCTCGACCGTGCGTATCTCGACGTGCTCGCAGGGGACTGTGAACTCGTCTGTATCGCCGAAGAGAACGCGAGCGTGCGCCGCACGTGGGTCGAGACGGGACCGATTACGGATTACGTCTCGTTCAGCGAGACTCGCCGCGGAACAGCGGGAGCACCGTCGACGCGACCGGCTGCCACTGCAGCGTATTTCGCTGACCAGACGGTCCCGGAAGACCCGGAAACGGGATCGGTATCAGTTCTCGCTACGGACTCCAGTGACGAACAACTCGCCGAGGTTGCAAACAAGATTGAGGAAGTCGTCGCGCAGCCGGACTGGAGCTACGACGACGTGGCTGTCGCCACGAAACAAAGTGGGAGTACGGTTACGGACATTATCGAAGCGTTCGAAGGCACCGGGATTCCAACGGAATCGACGACAGTCACCGGGTTCGGAGACGACCCTGCGATTCGGGAGCTCCTCGCTGCCGTCCGACATCTCGCCACAGATGGGGAGGAGAGACCCGATCACGGCCCAGACCTCGATACGGAGCGCTTGGATCGCATCCGCGAGATGGACAGCCTCGAAGACGGGGTCCGCTGGTGGGCGACAGACTCGGGGTTGAAAGAGCGAATCGCGGAGCGCGCAACGCCGTTGGACGCAAGGGCACAGTTCGGGAACGTCAAGCGAGCGTTCCGGATGGCGGAGTTCCTCGAAGACACCGAATTCGTGGATGCGACGTGGGCGTCCTTCGAGGAAATGCTCGAACGCGCCCATGATTACGCACCGCAACAAAACCAGACGAGCGCGACGGATCTCGACGGCGGCGTCCGCGTGGACCACTTGCAGGCGATCAAGAACGAATCGTTCCGCGCCGTCTTTCTCGTCAACCTCGTCGACGCCGAGTACCCGGGTGACCCGTTCCTGACACGGTTGTTCCCAACCGAGCGGGTCGCTTCGATGCCGGACTACCCAGGTGTCACGGACCTCGACGAACCAGACGTGGATGCGACGTTCCCGACGACGTCAACGGCGTCAAGTCGCCCGTTCGCGCGGTACCACACGGAACACGCACGGCGACGTCTGGCGATTGGGGCTGGTGCTGCGGACGAGCACCTGTACTGTTGTCTCTACGAGTACGAGGACACCGCGCTCGAAGAGCGTGCGCAGGCGTCACGATTCCTTACCACCGCCTACGAGAATCTGTCCTGGCTGACCGAAGCCGACGATCCACACATCACGAGCGAGCAAGCGGCAGAGGATTTCCTGTTGTCGCGGGTTGATGACGCGCTCGCGGAGGTTCGGCGCGCGAACAGTCAGGACGTGTCGGTGTCGCTCGACGAGGTGGAAGCTGAACTCGGTGAGATTCAGGACCTGCTCGATAAGAGTGGGGCGCGTGGCGAGAAGCTCCGGAAGGCATTGCGTGCACGTGTCGAATTCGCTAACGGAGAGGTGCGACGATGA
- a CDS encoding phospholipase D family protein, with the protein MTKTEFEATVEFDDGSTADLEMAADKSWDSFLNYFGDAQHVYCVTYSQSPAFIYKMFQNRDLAVDSLEVIVGDNQHDDYRRSLKNTNNAKKIAAQLESLRRDGDLRIHTVDSARVLLHTKLYIVENQDGSRTLICGSANLSKQAWQGSKQTNVNMAWRTDGDTPVDEWFERLYAFHRDYATPFMEDLTEEIEDAETAEEEAKIYDIWLGGDEFSDDPVAELNARLDEAVDDDQVNTYNVVTDAEEAEKAVFAAEDTDTDPTEISPDKRVRLSPQGLEDAISNLDDTLSANNIRINDGEIVATPAGIARYKETFTGYPDLNVDKDENTVGLRVDDSVLELTAPLPDDPQEVADALDLIEQYVETVGEFGETRTTKETRAHFYEGVIYFCWAPFANYCAHHYAEYESAELDKDLPFLFLHGDNDSGKGMFLRFGARLISNGYVQEVTTGDDFIKNNIERARASDTVFPYIVDDVAKSKIDRDIIKSYWEGKWDGSIQMPTFIFSSNDSTKPKSELRTRMKTLDFNVNFSELEKDEREAAAQIAGQADSCNLFPWFAHLFLQRDISLPDQSDRLADARDVFAELYAYAEKEPPEYVPLEKPAEQEHDPGRRKWISALSDGLCELDFKDDGRVIADFSANLDQQQCWQFQKATPAHIRASIYGPAVQFESANRFKNWIDEPSVIEDARRDTETAGDNTGVLSRVTRLVRG; encoded by the coding sequence ATGACCAAGACAGAATTCGAAGCAACAGTCGAGTTCGATGACGGCAGCACCGCTGACCTGGAGATGGCTGCCGACAAATCATGGGACAGTTTTCTGAACTACTTCGGTGACGCCCAGCACGTCTACTGCGTCACGTACAGTCAGTCCCCGGCGTTCATCTACAAGATGTTTCAGAACCGGGACCTCGCAGTGGACTCACTGGAAGTCATCGTCGGAGACAACCAACACGACGACTACCGGCGGTCGCTGAAGAACACGAACAACGCGAAGAAAATCGCCGCGCAACTGGAATCGCTGCGACGAGACGGTGATCTCCGCATCCATACTGTCGATTCCGCGCGCGTCCTCCTCCACACGAAGCTCTACATCGTCGAGAATCAGGACGGGTCTCGCACACTCATTTGTGGGTCGGCGAACCTCTCCAAGCAGGCATGGCAGGGGAGCAAACAAACCAACGTCAACATGGCCTGGCGTACCGACGGGGACACGCCCGTCGACGAGTGGTTCGAACGGCTCTACGCGTTCCACAGGGACTACGCGACGCCGTTCATGGAGGACCTCACGGAGGAGATCGAAGACGCCGAAACGGCAGAAGAAGAGGCGAAGATCTACGACATCTGGCTGGGCGGGGACGAGTTCAGTGACGACCCGGTCGCCGAGCTGAACGCCCGACTCGACGAAGCGGTTGACGACGACCAAGTCAACACGTACAACGTCGTCACCGATGCCGAAGAAGCAGAGAAAGCGGTGTTCGCCGCCGAAGATACGGACACCGACCCAACAGAGATCAGTCCGGACAAACGTGTACGCCTCTCCCCGCAGGGTCTCGAAGACGCCATCTCGAATCTGGACGACACGCTATCCGCCAATAACATCCGTATCAACGACGGTGAAATCGTAGCGACACCCGCCGGCATTGCACGGTACAAAGAGACCTTCACCGGATACCCCGACCTCAACGTCGACAAGGACGAGAACACAGTCGGGCTGCGAGTTGACGACTCCGTCCTCGAATTAACGGCTCCCCTCCCGGACGATCCGCAGGAAGTCGCTGACGCGCTCGACTTGATCGAGCAGTACGTCGAAACGGTGGGCGAGTTCGGTGAAACGCGAACGACGAAAGAAACGCGGGCACACTTCTACGAGGGAGTTATCTACTTCTGCTGGGCCCCATTCGCCAACTACTGCGCCCATCACTACGCCGAATACGAATCTGCGGAACTGGACAAGGACCTACCGTTCCTGTTTCTTCACGGCGACAACGACAGCGGGAAGGGCATGTTCCTGCGGTTCGGGGCGCGGCTCATCTCGAACGGGTACGTACAGGAGGTCACCACCGGCGACGACTTCATCAAAAACAATATCGAGCGTGCTCGTGCGTCGGACACTGTTTTCCCGTACATCGTTGACGACGTGGCGAAGTCAAAGATCGACCGAGACATCATCAAATCGTACTGGGAGGGGAAGTGGGACGGCTCCATCCAGATGCCCACGTTCATCTTCTCCTCGAACGACTCGACGAAACCGAAATCCGAACTTCGGACCCGGATGAAGACGCTGGATTTCAACGTCAATTTCTCCGAACTGGAGAAAGACGAGCGGGAAGCCGCCGCGCAGATCGCGGGCCAGGCGGACAGCTGTAATCTGTTCCCGTGGTTCGCCCACCTGTTCTTGCAGCGGGATATCTCGCTGCCAGACCAGTCCGACCGGCTGGCGGATGCTCGGGACGTGTTCGCGGAGCTGTACGCGTATGCCGAGAAGGAACCACCGGAATACGTGCCACTAGAGAAACCCGCCGAACAGGAACACGACCCGGGACGACGGAAGTGGATCAGCGCGCTGTCCGACGGGCTATGTGAACTCGATTTCAAGGACGACGGGCGTGTTATCGCAGATTTCTCAGCGAATCTGGATCAGCAGCAGTGTTGGCAGTTCCAGAAGGCTACGCCGGCCCACATCCGGGCGAGTATTTACGGGCCGGCAGTCCAGTTTGAAAGCGCAAACAGGTTCAAGAATTGGATAGATGAACCCAGTGTTATCGAAGATGCACGACGCGACACCGAAACAGCCGGTGACAACACCGGTGTTCTGTCTCGGGTCACACGGCTCGTCCGAGGGTAA